Below is a genomic region from Bradyrhizobium sp. 1(2017).
AGCGCCTTCATATCCCCGTCGAGCACCGCCTTGAACGGCTGCGTCGTCTTCCATTCCGGATGCTGCGGAGCCATCGCCTTGACCCGGTCGAGGGCGAAGAAGCCCTGGAAATAGAACGGCTGCTCGGTCCACAGCGTGCCGTCGTTGTCGAACACGGCCACGCGCTCGGGCGCCGGCACGAAGTCCGGCCCGCCCTCGGCGGTGACGCGCGCGACGAAATCGGTGACCGACTTCTTGACCTCGCCGTCGTTCCAGGACGGCAGCGGATCGGTTTGCGCCCAGGCGACGCCGGCAACGAGGCAAAGAATTCCCCCGACCAGAAGGCTTGAGACGCTCTTACAGCTCATTGTGCCACCTTCGTCGCCCGAGCTCGATTATCTGATCGACCAACGTCCTTCTCGAGGAAGAAATTGAGGAACGTCCGGATGACCGCGATGATCGCGATGCGGCCGAGCGATTCCCACGTCGTGGAGATTGCCGTCTCGATGATGTCGGCCGCGAGCTGGAACGTCAGGCCGCCGACCAGAAGGCGGGCGAAGCGCAGCCAGACGTCGTGGCCATCAAGTCCTTCCGCTCGCAAGACCAGAAGGCGCACTGCCTGGAAGAAGGCTTCAACCGCAGCAAACAGCACGACAAGAAGCGCCATCCCTTCGATCAGGATGACGGCGTGTTCGGAGAGAAAAACGAGCCACTCTTTCACCGGCGCCCCCGATCAGGAGGTGGTTTCATGAGCACCACCTCCATCACCCATTGATCACAAGCAGTCGGAAATCAGTTCTTCCGGCCGCCCTCCTGCAGCGCCGCCAACGCCTTCTCCACGCTGAGCGAGCCCGAAACCTGACTGGGCGGGTAGTCCTTGAAGGTGGAGAGGAAGTGACCCATGATCATCGTGGCGGGCATCATGACCCACAATTTCTTGCCCCACCATTCGCCGTAGGACGTCGACTCGGTCTGGTATCGCTCCCACGGATCGACCCGCAGGTTCGTCACGATCGGAACGTTGGTCGAATCCTCCTTGCCGGAGAACAGGTTTCCGACGACCGTCTTGAAGGTGATCTTCCATTCGTTGTAGCGCACCGCCATCAGATCGGCGTTGTCGCTGAAGTAGAAGAATTCCCGGCGCGGACTCTCGGTGACCTTGCCTTCGAAGAACGGCATGAAGTTGTAGCCGTCGAGATGGTTCTTGAAGGTCTTCTCGCCCGCCTTGTAGCCGGTGAGCAGCTTGTTCTTCAGATCCGGATCGCCGCCGGCCGCCGCGACGAGCGTCGGCAACCAGTCCTCGGCCGACATGACCTCGTTGACGATCGTGCCCGGCT
It encodes:
- a CDS encoding DUF1622 domain-containing protein; protein product: MKEWLVFLSEHAVILIEGMALLVVLFAAVEAFFQAVRLLVLRAEGLDGHDVWLRFARLLVGGLTFQLAADIIETAISTTWESLGRIAIIAVIRTFLNFFLEKDVGRSDNRARATKVAQ